One genomic window of Bacillus spongiae includes the following:
- the yabQ gene encoding spore cortex biosynthesis protein YabQ, translating to MSLTTQFYTMIAMIGMGGVFGAALDTYHRFLKRPDRSRWIVFIHDVLFWVVQGLLIFYVLYVVNFGEVRFYIFLALFCGFSAYQALFKSYYVKMLEFTIKLVIAVYRFCRKMFQTLIIAPIRWIITVIIVVVIGLAKFIYRLMYGLLKLLIAVSKILLSPLSLLIKIIWKLIPKAIKKHLIIYYHKLAGVFEKSKNTMIKVINRWKRKK from the coding sequence ATGAGTTTAACGACGCAATTCTATACGATGATTGCGATGATAGGAATGGGGGGAGTGTTCGGAGCTGCTCTTGATACTTATCATCGCTTTTTAAAGAGACCTGATCGAAGTCGGTGGATTGTGTTTATTCATGATGTTTTGTTTTGGGTAGTGCAAGGACTATTAATTTTTTACGTTTTGTATGTAGTAAATTTTGGAGAGGTCCGATTTTACATCTTTCTAGCATTATTTTGTGGTTTTAGTGCCTACCAAGCTTTATTTAAATCGTATTATGTAAAAATGTTGGAATTTACGATTAAGCTTGTTATTGCAGTCTATCGTTTTTGTAGGAAAATGTTTCAAACCTTGATTATCGCTCCAATAAGATGGATTATTACAGTGATAATTGTTGTGGTAATAGGTTTGGCGAAATTTATCTATCGATTAATGTATGGCTTATTAAAGCTATTAATTGCCGTTTCCAAGATTCTGCTATCCCCACTATCGTTATTAATAAAAATCATTTGGAAGCTGATACCTAAAGCAATAAAAAAACACTTGATAATTTATTATCATAAATTGGCAGGAGTTTTTGAAAAAAGTAAGAATACTATGATTAAAGTGATCAATAGATGGAAAAGAAAGAAATAA
- a CDS encoding FtsB family cell division protein, translating to MRKANNITSMNNDYARLHEKRKKNATKHKRRLVRRLTVFFTIVIMVGVGLISILFSGSDRLESKEAEHTQLKKELQSLQDEQLLLEEELAKLNDDEYIAKLARKEYFLSDEGEIIFTLPKSE from the coding sequence ATGAGGAAGGCGAATAACATCACATCTATGAATAATGATTATGCTCGACTCCATGAAAAAAGAAAAAAAAATGCCACTAAACATAAAAGAAGACTTGTTCGCAGGTTGACGGTATTTTTCACTATTGTTATCATGGTCGGAGTTGGTTTAATTTCTATCCTGTTTTCTGGTTCCGATAGATTAGAGTCAAAAGAAGCTGAGCACACTCAGTTAAAGAAGGAATTACAGAGCCTTCAAGATGAGCAATTATTACTTGAGGAAGAACTTGCTAAGTTAAATGACGATGAGTATATTGCAAAATTAGCAAGAAAAGAATATTTTTTGTCTGATGAAGGTGAAATTATTTTTACCCTTCCTAAATCTGAATAG